A window of the Bombina bombina isolate aBomBom1 chromosome 3, aBomBom1.pri, whole genome shotgun sequence genome harbors these coding sequences:
- the LOC128653000 gene encoding uncharacterized protein LOC128653000 isoform X2, giving the protein MQTGHAEWSHTSQQWDYQSTRRAPLSASLGRAPASEEEHIAVVVPPAAPAVIVPPAAPAVIVLPAAPAVVVPPAAPAVIVPPAAPAVIVPDAAEAEDVPDATAARGEPAPIIPAGEQPVDPLYSALGSQIHFPPEEAHSKLREKRERPTQVLQKPTDFNPAFH; this is encoded by the coding sequence ATGCAAACTGGAcatgctgagtggtcacacaccagtcagcaatgggactaccagtccacccggagagctccactatccgcttcccttggaagagctccagcatctgaagaggagcatatagctgtcgtagttcctcctgcagcaccagctgtcatagttcctcctgcagcaccagctgtcatagttcttcctgcagcaccagctgtcgtagttcctcctgcagcaccagctgtcatagttcctcctgcagcaccagctgtcatagttccagatgcagcagaagctgaggatgttccagatgcaacagcagctagaggtgagcctgcgcctataatccctgctggtgaacagcctgtagatcctctgtattcgGCCCTCGGGTCACaaatacatttccctccagaggaggctcatagcaagttgcgagagaagagagagagaccaacgcaggttttacagaagCCAACAGACTTTAATCCAGCGTTCCATTGA